The nucleotide sequence GCGTTTTGTTTATGTGCGTATATATAGCGGAACATTGCATTTGAGGGATGTTATTAGAATATCTGAAAAAGAGAAAATAAAAATCACAGAGATGTGTGTTCCGACAAACGGTGAATTATATTCATCCGATACAGCCTGCTCTGGTGATATTGTAATTTTACCAAATGATGTTTTGCAGCTAAACAGTATTTTGGGGAACGAAATACTGTTGCCGCAGAGAAAATTTATTGAAAATCCTCTCCCTATGCTCCAAACAACGATTGCAGTAAAGAAATCTGAACAGCGGGAAATATTGCTTGGGGCACTTACAGAAATTTCAGATGGCGACCCTCTTTTAAAATATTATGTGGATACTACAACGCATGAGATTATACTTTCTTTTTTGGGGAATGTGCAGATGGAAGTCATTTGTGCCATCCTTGAGGAAAAATATCATGTGGAGGCAGAAATAAAAGAGCCTACTGTTATATATATGGAAAGACCGCTTAGAAAAGCAGAATATACCATCCACATAGAAGTCCCGCCAAATCCTTTCTGGGCTTCTGTCGGGTTGTCCATAGAGCCGCTCCCTATTGGAAGCGGAGTGCAGTATGAAAGCAGAGTTTCACTTGGATATTTAAATCAATCGTTCCAAAATGCGGTTATGGAGGGGGTTCTTTATGGCTGCGAGCAGGGGCTGTATGGATGGAAAGTGACAGACTGTAAAATCTGTTTTGAATATGGATTGTATTATAGTCCTGTAAGTACCCCCGCAGACTTTCGGCTGCTTTCCCCTATCGTATTGGAGCAGGCTTTAAAAAAAGCAGGGACAGAACTATTAGAGCCATATCTCCACTTTGAAATTTATGCACCGCAGGAATATCTCTCACGGGCGTATCATGATGCTCCAAGGTATTGTGCAGATATTGTAAGTACTCAGATAAAGAATGACGAGGTCATTCTGAAAGGAGAAATCCCTGCTAGATGTATTCAAGAATACAGGAACGATTTAACTTATTTCACAAATGGGCAGGGAGTCTGCTTGACAGAGTTAAAAGGATACCAGCCAGCTATTGGTAAATTTATTTGCCAACCCCGCCGCCCGAATAGCCGTATAGATAAGGTTCGGCATATGTTCCACAAGTTAGCTTAACAGCTTGCAAAAGTCATATAAAATGAGATTTGAAAGGATTAGAGACTAATTATGATGAAATGCGAATGGATATTGTGTCCTGTTTGTGGGAGCAAAACCCGTAATAAAATTAGGAAGGACACTGTTTTGGAGAATTATCCCCTTTATTGTCCAAAATGCAGACAAGAAAGATTGATTAAAGTTGACAACTTGAAGATAACTGTCATCAAAGAGCCAGACGCTTAAGACGCAGAGCCGATGAAATTGTGGAACAATTCACGAATCATCGGCTCTTTTTGTTTCGTATTTGAAAGAACAAACTCACCAAATAAAAAAAACGATATTCGGGTGGGTTATTTTGTTATACCCTAAATTACCCTCTGAATTTGTTTTTAAATTTGGAGGGATTTTTAGTACCATATAAGTGTAAGAGATAAGGCATATCAATAGTGCTTTACCTTCTGCACTTATTTTTTTATGATAAGGGAGTAATTGGTCTGGCGAAGCGATTTTTGGATTAACCACATCCGTCATAAAAACCGTCAACCATCCCTTATTATAAGCAGTCGTTTAAGCAGGTTGAAACCCGTAAGGTGCTTTCGTGTAACGAACTAAAATGAGTGGTAATAAGTGTGGATGGGACAATTACAGATTTATTTTGGAGGTTACAGATGATAAGTGTAGGAATTGATGTGTCAAAAGAAAAAAGTACCGTATGTATCTTAAAGCCTTATGGTGAGGTTGTGAGCAGGCCTTTTGAAGTCTGTCATGTGGAGAAAGAACTGTCCGAACTGACTTCCATGCTGCTGCGTCTGAATGATGACATCCGTGTGGTCATGGAAGCTACTGGGATCTACCATCTGCCTGTATTAAGCTATCTGAAAGAAAAAGGGCTGTTTGTGGCAGTGATTAATCCATTTGAGATGAAGGAATACCGCTGTCAGGGGTTAAGACGTGTGAAAACGGATAAGCAGGATGCCATTACAATCTCTAACTATGGGATTGACCATTGGTACAGGCTGAAGGACTATGAGGCAGAAGAAAGCGTCTATGCGGAGCTGAAGCTTTTGGGAAGGCAGTACCGTCACTATATGCGGATGCGTGTGGAGAGCGTGTTGGAACTGACTCATCTTCTGGACTATACGATGCCTGGGATCAAAACGCTGCTGAAAGGCTGGAATGAAACAAATGGGAAAGATAAGCTGGGGGATTTTGCGGAAGAATACTGGCATTATGACAATATCACGAAGAAACCGGAGGAACAGTTTATAGAGAGCTATCTGAAATGGGCAAAAGAGAAGGGATACCATCAGAGCCAGGATAAAGCCGTCAAGATCTATGCACTGGCAAAAGAAGGCATCCCCACAGTACCCTCCGATACCCCATCGACCAAAATGCTGGTACAGGAGGCAGTACGGGTGTTACGAGAAGTCGATAACACTCTGATGACCATTCTAACACAGATGCAGGCATTAGCCAAGAGTCTGCCGGAATATCCGGTTGTCAGGGCAATGGGAGGTGTTGGAAATGTCCTTGCGCCTAAATTGATTGCAGAGATTGGGGATGTGAGAAGATTCCATAGCGGAAAAGCCCTGATAGCCCACGCAGGAATCGACGCGCCGCCCTATCAGTCAGGGCAGTTTATGGGGACAGAGAGGAAAATATCCAAGAGAGGTTCTTCCAGCCTGCGAAAGATTGGATATGAAGTGATGAGATGTCTGAAAACCCATAAAGAGCCAGCAGACGCAGCAGTGTATAGATTTATTTTGAAGAAAGAAAAAGAAGGAAAGTCAAAACGTGCAGCAAAAATAGCGGGATTAAATAAATTCCTTAGGATTTATTATGCACGTGTGATGGAAGTATACCAGAAGTAAAAAGAACTAAAACAGCGGATACGGCAGACCGGATTTTCCACCGGTCTAATTGTCGTAGGAAAAATTCATACGAAAAATATATTTAAAAACCTGCTAAAAAGTCTTGACTTTTGTTAGCAGGTTTTTATGTCCTTTTTTCGGGCAGTTATCTATCTGCTCATACGAAGCAAAATTTATCAATACATAGCATATCAGAGAACGGCAGGAAACCAGTTAAAAAAATTTCTGCCAGTGCAACGGTACTTCTCACCTTGAAAGTAGAAGTACAATCTCCATACAATAGAATTACTATTTCCTATAACCGTAAAGGTCACAGAGCCTTTGCGGTTTTTCTTTTGTCGATTTTTGTTGGAAAGTGCCGTAGGGCTGTTTCTGATATGCGGTGTCGTTCTCCGCCTCTCCATCTGGATTTTTTACATTTCAAAAATTCAGATGGGAGGTATTTATGGTGAAATATGCACCAAGAAAGGTATATATCAGAGAAAGTGGCGGCTATGTGGAATTATCCTACACGGAGTTCTGCCGTTGCAGGGAATCCGACCAGACCTATATGGACAAGCTGTTTATCCCCATTCAAGGCTGTCTGCTTGAAGTCGTGAGGGAGCAATACACAGACTTCTACCGTGACAAGGAACGGTGGCGTTATCTGCAAAAATTAGATACAAAGAATAGACTGCTATCTCTCGACGGATTTACGGACAGCGAGGGGAATCCTCTGGACTTTATCACTGATGAAGCGGTGGACATTGCAGAAACCGTTGTCAATGCGGTCATGGTGGACAGGCTGAAAGCCGCCCTGCCTTTGCTGTCGGATAGTGAACAGGAGCTGATACAGGCAATCTTTTTTGACGGACTTTCCGAGCGTGAAGTCGGGGCGAGGTTGGGCATAACCCAGAGCGTTGTAAACAAACGCAAAGCCAGAATCCTAATAAAACTAAGAAAGATAATAGAAAATTAAAATTTAAGGCGTTCAGCCCCCTTGTTTTTTCCTTTGGGAAGATGAGGGGGCTTTTCTCTGCCCTCTCAATCAATTCTGATTGGAGGAAGTAAGAATGGCATACAACCACGGACGGGAGGACAGGAAATGGCGTATCTGGAAAGAAGCGGAGGAAAAGCTGCTGCGTGAGTGCGGCGTTGATGAAGCGACCATTGAGCAGATACGCATGGCGGACAGGGCAGACTTCAATTCCAACAGGCGGTTTTACCGATGGACGAATGACGTTGCGGAATATCTTGAGGACATGGCAGGCAGGGAGCGGCAGGCGGAAGTGGGTACGGTTGCGGAGTTACTGGAAGAGATTGAGAGCGAAAATCTCTATCAAGTATTAGTCACGGTGGACGGGCGTACCTTGAAAATCGTCCTGCTGAAAATGCAGGGGTATTCCACAAAGGAGATTGCCCCGCTTGTGCATTTGACGACTGGTGCCATCTATGCGAGGTTAGACCATCTGCGGAAGAAGCTGCGGAAAATTTTATAGCTTCTAAAACAGCCTGCCATCCTGCGGGCTACTGGGTGAGGGATGGAAATCCCCTCACTCATTTTTTGCAGGAGGACAACAGGATGGCATACAGGGTTAAGGCATACACGCTTCGGGAGGAATCCACGGAAAGCGGCACAAGGTATTTTATCAGCTTTAAGGACGGGCAGGGCAAATCCCACGAGTTGGAAGTGTCGGAACAGTTCTTTATGGAGTTTCGGCAGATGGAGCGCAGGAACAGGAATCTTTTCTAATGGGACGAGCGGCACAGGGAGTTTAACGAGGTATGGGACGAAACCCTTTACAGACGGGCGTTGCGTGTGCCTAAGAGCCTTGATGAACGCATGGTTGAGGAAGAACGGAATGAAACGCTCTATAAGGCGGTTGGGAGCCTTCCAGAGATACAAAGGCGGCGTTTCCTGCTCTACTACGAGTATGAGTTCAATTTTTACCAAATCGCCGCTATGGAGCATTGCACCGCTTCGGCAATACAGAAATCTGTTGCGATTGCAAAGGAGAAAGTAAAGGCGGAAATTGAAGAAATATCTCCAACCGTGACCGACACCGCCCGAAAAAGAAATCTGTTTTTTATTTGTGTGGGATTGGCGGCATTACATACTCTCACTTTTTTCCGTGGGAGTAAATCTATTTTTAAGGAGGTCAACGCCTATGTGCAACGAAAACAAAGACACCGCCCGAAAGGAGGAAAGCCATGCAGAAGTTACAGACAGTCAACGCCGAAACGCTCCTTTATGAACCGCTTGAGAAACCATCCTTTGTGGTGGACAGCCTTATCCCGACAGGCTTATCGCTGTTCTGCGGCTCACAGAAGATAGGCAAAAGCTGGCTCATGCTGAAGCTATGCTTATGCGTGTCGCAGGGAATCCCTTTATGGGATATGCCGACAATGGAGGGCGATGTGCTTTACCTCTGCCTTGAGGACACGTTCTGCCGCATACAGGACAGGTTATTTCGTTTGACGGACGAAGCAAGCGGGCGGCTCCACTTTGCCGTGGCAAGCTGCAAGCTGTCAGACGGTCTTATCGTGCAGCTTGAAGATTATCTGAAAGATTACCCAGACAGCAGGCTCATTGTCATTGATACCTTGCAGAAAGTCCGTACAGCTTCAAAAGACAATGCCTATGCAAGCGACTATGGGGACATCTCCCTCATCAAAGACTTTGCCGACAGGCACTCTCTGGCGGTCATTGTCGTACACCACATCCGAAAGCAGAATGACAGCGACGTGTTCAACAAGGTGTCTGGGACGACAGGATTAACGGGGAGTGCGGACGCTACCTTTGTTCTGGAAAAGGAGAAACGTGCGTCTGACACCGCCAAGCTGTATGTGACGGGCAGGGACACGCCTTATCAGGAATACACGCTGCGTTTCCGTGATTGCCGTTGGGAGCTTGTGGAGCGGAAAACGCAGGAGCAGCTTGCGAAAGAAACGATACCAGATGTCCTTTTTCGGTTGGTGGATTTTATGAGGGATAAGGAAGAATGGATAGGCACGGCAACGGAACTGTTAGCCGCTATGGGGGAAACGGAAACCATACCCACGGTGATTACGAAATGGCTGAATGAATACCGCACCACATTTTTAAGCGAGAACCGTATCTGCTACCAGTACAGCCGCAGGAAAGACGGCAGGCGGATTGCCCTTGCAAGGAGGGCGGGTGACAGCGGTGATGGTGGTGACAGCGATATTAGGATACCCCCCTGTTACTGTCATTGACGCTTAAAGCCATGTAAAGCTGGCGGCTCTGCCCTGCGGGTGACAGCAGTGACGGTGGTGACAGTGATTTTAGGATACCCTGCCGCTGTCATCCCTACGGGAGAACACCCCGTAAACGCAAAATGCAGGCGTGAGATTTACTCGCCCTTTTCGGTCGTGTAAAACCACCCCTGCGGTCAGAAAAATCATTCCGATTTTTCCGACTGCGTTTACAGGGTGTAACACACTACACTTTGCCCTGCAAAGTCGTGTGCCAGACGTTCCCTCTGGACTCCCTTAAGGCAGGGCTGTGCCCTGCTATCCTACGCCTTACGGCTTCGGATAAAAGAATGGCGGCATGACGGTGACGGCTCTTGCGAGGGGGGTATCCCAAAAACACCGTCATCATCGACATGACCGTCATGCAGGGGGTGAGGGTGACAGTTGCGGCAGTCGGCAGGGGGTATCCCAAAACTGCTGTCACCACCGTCACCGCTGTCACCCCAAAGGACGGTCACCCGCCGAAAGAAAGGAGGAATCCGCCTATGCCTTATGCAATCCTGCGTTTCCAGAAACGAAAAGCGGGCGGCGTTGCGGCTTGTGAACGCCACAACGAGCGGAAGAAAGAAGCCTACAAAAGCAACCCAGATATAGATATGGAACGCTCTAAAAACAATTACCATCTCATAGCACCACCAAAGTACACCTACAAGAAAGAGATTAACCGCATGGTAGCCGAAGCGGGGTGCAGGACAAGGAAAGACAGCGTGATGATGGTGGAAACGCTCATCACAGCTTCACCAGAATTTATGAACCAGTTACCGCCCGAAGAACAAAAAGCGTATTTCCAGACGGCTCTTGACTTCATTTCGGAGCGTGTTGGAAAGCAGAATATCCTCTCCGCTGTCGTCCATATGGACGAGAGAACGCCCCATATGCACCTCTGCTTTGTGCCGATTACGCCAGACAATAAGCTGTCAGCGAAAGCTATCTTAGGCAACCAGAAATCATTATCCGAGTGGCAGACCGCCTACCATGAGCGGATGTCCTCACGGTGGAATCAGCTTGAACGGGGGCAGTCCTCAATGGAAACCAAGCGGAAACACGTCCCCACATGGCTCTATAAATTAGGCGGCAGGCTTGATAAACAGTATGAAGAAATCGTGTCTGCCCTATCCGACATCAACGCCTTTAACGCAGGGAAGAAAAGGGATAAAGCGTTAGATTTACTCTCTGCATGGCTGCCAGACGTGGAGAAATTCTCTAAGGAAATCGGGAAACAGCAGGCGTATATCGACAGTTTGAAAGAGAGAATTGGGCAGGAATCAGACTATGCGGGGCGTATGCGTGATGAAAAGTACGAGCAGGAACTAAAGGTGCAGAAAGCGAATCAGAAGATATTTGAATTGCAGAGAACCAACGAGCAGATGGGGCGGCTGCTGTCAAAAATACCGCCCGAAGTGTTGGAAGAATTGCAGAAAAATCATAGAAGCAGAGCGAAAGAAAGGTAGATATGTGAATGAAGAAACAGGATTTTAAGGTGTTAAAGACCAAAGACTTGTACCCGTTCCCCGACAATCCGTTTCATGTGGCAGAAGATGAAACACTGTCAGAGTTAGCGGAAAGCATCAAGGAATTTGGCATTGTCACGCCGATAATCACACGCCCGAAAGAGGACGGGGACGGTTATGAAGTGATTGCAGGACAGCGGCGTGTCCGTGCTTCTGAACTTGCAGGGATAAATACCGTGCCTGCGTTTGTCCTGCCCTTAGACCGTGACCGAGCCATCATCACCCTTGTAGACAGCAATTTGCAGCGTGAGAATATCCTGCCATCGGAGCGGGCGTTTGCTTACAAGATGAAATCCGAAGCCATGAAGCGGCAGGGTTTCCGCACAGACTTAACCTCGTCACAAGTTGTGACGAAGTTGCGGACGGACGACAAGGTGGCACAGGGCTTCGGCGTGGGCAGGATGACCGTGCAGCGTTTTATCCGCCTGACGGAACTGATACCGCCGATTTTGCAGATGGTGGACGAGGGGAAAATCGCCCTCACGCCTGCGGTGGAACTGTCCTTCTTGAAGAAAGACGAGCAGGAAAACCTCTTTGCCACGATGGAGAGCGAAGAAGCAACGCCCTCACTCTCACAGGCACAGCGGATGAAACAGTTAAGCCAGAGCGGGCGGCTTGACATGGATACGATATTTGCGATTATGACGGAGGAAAAGGGCAACCAGAAAGAAACCTTGAAAATCAACACAAGCAAGCTGAAAAAATACTTTCCGAAGAACACAACGCCGAAGCAGATGGAGGAAACCATCATCAAACTTTTGGAGCGTGAGTTGCAGAGGAAACGCAACCGTGACAGCCGCTAATCTTCTTTTTTCGGGAAGTAAATACAGAGAGTTGAGGTATGGAGAATGAGAGAAATCCAGTATGAAATCGTAAAGGAAATCGCAGTATTGTCTACGGGCGACAGTGGCTACACAAAGGAAATCAATCTCATTTCATGGAATGGGAAAGAGCCGAAGTATGACATCCGCAGCTTTTCCCCGAACCGTGAAAAGTGCGGCAAGGGAATCACGCTGAACGCTGATGAAGCGGCGGCACTCCTTAAAGCATTACAGAAAGAATTAAACAGCGAGGATTAATGGTATCTGATTGGCAGGGCGGGGACATTTCCAAACTCTTCCCTGCCCTGTCTGGAAAGGAAGATTTAAGTATGGGCGAGGATAAGAAAGCAGATAAAAAGAGAAAGCGTATCGTGCCAAAAGCACCAGTGCAGATGATAATCAGCCGTGAATATGTCGGCACACAGACCGTTACAGAAGCGTTTGTCCCGATTATCTCCGAGGATATTCGGAAGAAGATTGCCGAGGGCGACACCTTCGACAATGAGGGGCTGTCCGCTTAGAATGTACGCAATGGGACATGAAAACAGATAGGACAGATACGGAGGTTTTACAGTATGGCAGGAATCAAAGAAGAAAAGAAAATCTATTTAGTCGGCATTTATTGCCGCTTATCTAAAGACGATGGTACGGATAACGAGAGTGCGAGCATTGCGACACAGAAATCCATCCTCACGGATTATGTGAAAAAGCAGGGATGGCACATAGCAAAAACGTATGTGGACGATGGTTATTCTGGTACAAATTTCCAAAGACCAAGTTTCCAGAATATGATAAAAGACATTGAAAGCGGTCTGATAAACTGCGTGATTACGAAAGATTTATCCCGTCTGGGGAGAAACTATCTTGATTGTGGGTTATATCTGGAAGTTTTCTTCCCAGAGCATAACGTGAGGTATATAGCGGTCAATGACGGCGTAGATACCTTGAATAAATCTGCTATGGACATCACGCCTTTCCGCAACATTTTAAACGAAATGTATGCCGCTGACATATCTGTTAAGATAAAATCGGCATATCGGGCGAGGTTTCAACAGGGGAAATTCATGGGAACTACCGCCCCTTATGGCTATATCAAAGACCCTGCCGACCACAACCATCTGCTGATAGATGATAAAGTGGCACATGTTGTAAAAGAGATATTCGACCTTGCATTAAAAGGGAATGGAGTTGCCAAAATTTGCAGACATCTTAATAAACAGCATATCCTACGCCCTGCCGCTTATGCGGCGGAGCGTGGCGAAACAGGCTTTGAACGTCATTTTGAGGGGAACGAGGACAAACGCTATATTTGGAGTGGGAACAGCGTGAGGAGCATTTTAAGAAGCCCGATATATGCGGGAAATCTTGTAGGCTACAAACGGATTGCCGCCAATATGAAAAGCAAGAAACGCCCCTCTAAGCTGCCCGAAGAATGGGAAGTGATACCCAATACCCATGAGGGAATAGTCACGCAGGAGGAATTTGATATTGTCCAACAGCTTATTACAAGTCGTAGGCTTCCACAGAACAAGGGAGGATTTGTAAATATTTTTGCAGGCGTTATCAAGTGTGTGGACTGCGGATGTGCTCTGCGGGCAATGAACGTACACAGGAGGAAACGCCCAGAGATTATCGACTGTGTACAGTATTCATGTAATAATTATGCAAGAAACGGAAGAAGCGAGTGTAGTGCCCACAATATAGAAGCAAGGGATTTATTCAATGCCGTTCTTGCCGACATCAACTGTTTTGCGGATATGGCAGTGAATGATGAAAAGGCGGTCAGGGCCATAGAAAAGCGGCTCACGGAAACAGACCAGAGCAGGGCGAAAGCATTAGAGAAAGAACGTAAGAAGCTGAACAAACGCCTTGCGGAACTGGACAGGCTGTTTTCCTCTCTCTACGAGGATAAGGTCATGGAGCGTATTACCGAGCGGAATTTTGAGATGATGTCGGGGAAATACCAGAAAGAGCAGCTTGAAATTGAAGCAAGGCTGAAAGAGGTGACGGAAACTCTTAATGAAAGCTACGAGAAATCACGGGGAATCCGTGACTTCCTCGCCCTTATCCGAAATTATCAAGGCTTAAAAGAACTGGATGCAACAGTTATAAACGCACTCATAGACAAGATACTTGTTTCGGAGCGTGAGAAGATGGCAGACGGAACAGTGAAGCAGGAAATCAAGATTTACTATAAATTCATCGGCTTTGTCGATGAATTACATATCATACCTACAAAACGGTGGGCAGCAATGCCCGCTAAAAATTGTACGGTGTGCGGCGTTGAATATGTCCCGGGCTCTGGTGCATCAAGGTATTGTCCTGCTTGTGCCAAGAAGATACGGAGGGAGAAATCAAACGAGAGCAAACGCAGGAGCAGAGAACAGAAAAGGATAGCATGTATGAACTGTCCGCAAAAAATGACCGACTGAAAGAGGACGGGCGGTATGAGCTTATCAGCGGTCACAGGAGGAAAAAGGCTTGCGAGCTTGCAGGGCTTGAAACGCTCAAATGCGAAGTTAAGGAGCTGACCCGTGACGAAGCGATTATTGTCATGGTTGAGAGTAATCTCCAAAGGACGACTATCTTGCCGAGTGAGAAAGCCTTTGCGTATAAGATGCGGCTTGAAGCCATGAAGCGGCAAGGTGAGCGAAGTGATTTAACTTCTCCACCACTGGTGGAGAAGTCGGCGGGAAAAGATGCTTTATCAGTTTCAAAGATTGGTAAAGATACGGGCGACAGCCACGAACAGGTACGCCGTTTTATCCGTCTGACCGAGCTTGTACCCGAAATCCTGCAAATGGTTGATGAACGCCAGATTGCTTTCCGCCCTGCGGTGGAAATCTCCTATCTGTCCGAGGAACAGCAATATACGCTTTTAGAAGCGATGGGCTACAACGATGCCACGCCCTCTCTTGCACAGGCTATCAAGATGAAAAAGTTCATGCAGGAGGGGAAACTCACGGATGAGGTTATCCAGAGCATCATGCAGGAGGAAAAGCCGAACCAGAAAGAGAAGCCCCCCTTTAAGGACGAGCGGATAACCAAGCTCATACCGAAATCCATCCCCAGAGGGCAGGAAACGGATTTTGTCGTAAAAGCGTTGGAATTCTATAACCGCCATTTGCAGCGGAACAAGGCTCACGAGAGGTAAGGCAGGAAAAATAGGGATTTTAGGATGGGACACCGAGGGGGAAGTCTGCCCTTTGGGAAACAGAAAAAATTTTTTAATTTCCCCCTCTCCACACCTCTCCCCCTAGTATATCATAAATTAAGTTGTTGATAGTTTCGGTATCTGGTATAATAGACTTAATAAATATAATTTATGGAGGCTGATTATGCCAGCGTTATCTTATAGCATTACAATATCAGATGAAGAACGTGATTACCTAAAATCATTGATAAAAGCCAGAACTATCCAGGCGCAGGTTGTTGACCGTGCCCGAATATTGCTATGGAAATCCGAAGCCAGGACAGACAAGGCTATCGCAGACGGCC is from Lachnospiraceae bacterium JLR.KK002 and encodes:
- a CDS encoding ParB/RepB/Spo0J family partition protein, with amino-acid sequence MYELSAKNDRLKEDGRYELISGHRRKKACELAGLETLKCEVKELTRDEAIIVMVESNLQRTTILPSEKAFAYKMRLEAMKRQGERSDLTSPPLVEKSAGKDALSVSKIGKDTGDSHEQVRRFIRLTELVPEILQMVDERQIAFRPAVEISYLSEEQQYTLLEAMGYNDATPSLAQAIKMKKFMQEGKLTDEVIQSIMQEEKPNQKEKPPFKDERITKLIPKSIPRGQETDFVVKALEFYNRHLQRNKAHER